The following coding sequences lie in one Aspergillus puulaauensis MK2 DNA, chromosome 3, nearly complete sequence genomic window:
- a CDS encoding pyridoxal phosphate-dependent decarboxylase family protein (COG:E;~EggNog:ENOG410PVQQ;~InterPro:IPR021115,IPR002129,IPR015424,IPR015421, IPR010977;~PFAM:PF00282;~SMCOG1180:Decarboxylase, pyridoxal-dependent;~antiSMASH:Cluster_3.5;~go_function: GO:0003824 - catalytic activity [Evidence IEA];~go_function: GO:0016831 - carboxy-lyase activity [Evidence IEA];~go_function: GO:0030170 - pyridoxal phosphate binding [Evidence IEA];~go_process: GO:0006520 - cellular amino acid metabolic process [Evidence IEA];~go_process: GO:0019752 - carboxylic acid metabolic process [Evidence IEA]), whose translation MGSNGREEKPDGALFETALDAESLIRLLSVNSPAPSDPLVRKLNALEIQSMQDQVMPEDHPRDIPSVLQQAMAVFDNRMRLTHPHCFSYIPSCPTSIARLGDLLTSVYNVNSVSWDVSSGPSVVEKAMISFLGAQLGLPDTVGGCFVSGGSMANMAAIIAARDELLQPRQRADAVIYISDQTHISILKALHMTGFMEYQVRKIPTDAEFRMDLHALKHTITTDRQSGSIPFLLVANCGSTNTGSIDPLHALADIAQEEGLWLHVDGAYGASIAISNKHRHLVDGIGRAHSVSWDGHKWLFQTYGCGIVLTREASSLTRSFAIDAEYISGRLSPQGTTNFYNLGPELSRPARAMSLWLTFRALGRHRMGEMIDRGFLLARTADYTIRQCKGWVIAAPTVASIVVFRYAPRGFDDEEELDTLNAAISRRLLDENMAAILTTKIRGRTTLRMCAINPLVEPGTIDDVIRQVDRVAQSEAAKLRKVYPGVAKKLYTHCQKFPGVDVQDVHYQALSSKEL comes from the coding sequence ATGGGTTCCAACGGACGAGAGGAGAAGCCCGATGGCGCCCTGTTCGAGACTGCGCTGGACGCCGAGTCCCTGATTCGACTCCTCTCGGTCAATTCGCCAGCCCCGTCCGACCCTCTTGTTCGGAAACTTAATGCCCTGGAGATACAAAGCATGCAAGATCAGGTTATGCCGGAAGATCACCCTCGAGACATCCCATCCGTCCTTCAACAAGCCATGGCCGTCTTCGATAATCGCATGCGCCTCACCCACCCCCACTGCTTCTCCTATATCCCATCCTGTCCAACATCCATTGCCCGCCTCGGCGACCTCCTCACCTCCGTCTACAACGTCAATTCCGTCAGCTGGGATGTAAGTTCCGGGCCAAGCGTGGTGGAAAAGGCCATGATATCCTTCCTAGGCGCGCAGCTAGGGCTCCCAGACACAGTCGGGGGCTGTTTCGTCTCAGGCGGCTCGATGGCAAACATGGCAGCCATAATTGCAGCGCGGGAcgagctcctccagcccagACAGCGAGCCGACGCAGTCATCTACATCTCCGACCAGACAcacatctccatcctcaaggccctgcacATGACCGGGTTCATGGAGTACCAGGTCCGCAAGATCCCCACGGACGCCGAATTCCGCATGGACCTGCACGCCCTCAAACACACTATCACCACGGACCGCCAATCCGGATCCATACCGTTTCTCCTCGTCGCGAATTGCGGGAGCACCAACACAGGAAGCATCGATCCTCTGCACGCCCTAGCCGACATCGCACAAGAGGAGGGACTCTGGCTACACGTCGACGGAGCATACGGAGCCTCGatcgccatctccaacaaaCACCGCCACCTCGTTGACGGGATCGGGCGCGCGCACAGCGTTTCTTGGGACGGACACAAGTGGCTCTTCCAGACGTATGGGTGTGGGATTGTGTTGACGCGCGAAGCTAGCTCGCTCACGCGCAGCTTCGCCATCGATGCAGAGTATATCAGCGGAAGGTTGTCACCGCAGGGGACCACCAATTTCTACAACCTGGGCCCTGAGCTCAGTCGCCCCGCGCGGGCCATGTCGCTCTGGCTGACGTTCAGGGCCCTGGGTCGACATCGTATGGGTGAGATGATTGACCGAGGTTTCCTCCTTGCGCGGACCGCGGATTACACGATCCGGCAGTGCAAGGGCTGGGTGATTGCAGCGCCGACGGTGGCTAGTATTGTGGTCTTTCGATATGCGCCCCGCGGGtttgacgacgaggaggagctggatacATTGAATGCGGCTATTTCACGGCGCCTCTTGGATGAGAATATGGCTGCTATACTCACGACGAAAATCCGGGGAAGGACTACACTGCGCATGTGTGCGATAAATCCCCTTGTGGAACCGGGGACGATCGACGATGTTATACGCCAGGTTGACAGGGTTGCGCAGTCGGAGGCTGCTAAGCTTCGAAAGGTGTATCCGGGCGTGGCTAAGAAGCTGTATACTCATTGCCAAAAGTTCCCTGGCGTTGATGTTCAAGATGTTCATTATCAAGCCCTGAGTTCGAAGGAGCTGTAA
- a CDS encoding FluG family protein (COG:E;~EggNog:ENOG410PM5M;~InterPro:IPR014746,IPR008146;~PFAM:PF00120;~TransMembrane:1 (o22-39i);~antiSMASH:Cluster_3.5;~go_function: GO:0003824 - catalytic activity [Evidence IEA];~go_function: GO:0004356 - glutamate-ammonia ligase activity [Evidence IEA];~go_process: GO:0006807 - nitrogen compound metabolic process [Evidence IEA]) encodes MTKQTSLTEWQRLDANTQGVDFVWVLFTTYIGTTLVRMVPKQAFKRLLETNQGISVPKVVLHLLPHDGMADGGTTTGSFLLHPDLRSLSPYLQPNKAAVMSTWTDKENKPLGECARSKLDALTHSIEQKSNCSILVGFELEFSLLREQILPNGQVEYQPVNVDHSWCTMPREDEPLLGLLEEVALALQNIGIMVQQFHAELAPGQWEFILPPDSPLKAVDALVLARQAVMKIASKHGYRATLHPRLLPETPGTGAHVHVSLNSEQADLSTVESFFAGILDNFTAISAFTLPQEISYGRVVGGIASGGNYVCWGWENKETILRRICSNRFEVKMMDGLANPYLAICALLAAGLDGLLQGSSLRAGPCLIEPGKMSDQEREALGIKAKVPCGLTESLDNLEANERLTQALGGSLVSTYLNIKRCELKAVQRMTPEEQRAWFISRY; translated from the coding sequence ATGACCAAACAAACATCCTTGACTGAGTGGCAGCGGCTTGACGCCAATACCCAAGGCGTCGACTTCGTCTGGGTGTTGTTCACAACATACATTGGCACCACCCTGGTTCGCATGGTGCCCAAGCAAGCGTTCAAGCGATTGTTGGAGACAAACCAAGGCATTTCGGTCCCAAAGGTCGtacttcatcttctcccccACGATGGTATGGCGGACGGGGGAACGACAACGGGGTCATTCCTTCTACACCCTGATCTGCGATCTCTATCCCCCTACTTGCAGCCAAACAAGGCAGCGGTCATGTCCACATGGACCGATAAAGAAAACAAGCCCCTGGGAGAGTGCGCACGCTCCAAGCTGGATGCATTGACACATTCGATTGAACAAAAGTCGAACTGCTCAATCCTGGTCGGATTCGAGCTCGAGTTCTCCCTCCTGCGAGAACAGATACTGCCCAACGGACAAGTCGAGTACCAACCGGTGAATGTTGATCATTCATGGTGCACCATGCCTCGCGAAGATGAGCCTTTACTTGGCCTTCTAGAAGAAGTCGCCCTGGCTCTGCAAAACATCGGCATCATGGTTCAGCAGTTCCATGCCGAATTAGCCCCCGGGCAATGGGAATTCATTCTGCCCCCAGACTCCCCGCTCAAGGCCGTCGATGCCCTGGTCCTTGCTCGCCAGGCCGTCATGAAAATTGCGAGCAAGCACGGATACCGAGCGACGCTGCATCCCCGGCTATTACCTGAAACGCCCGGAACGGGCGCCCATGTTCATGTATCGCTCAACTCCGAGCAAGCGGATCTATCCACAGTGGAATCCTTCTTCGCTGGTATCCTCGACAACTTCACTGCCATATCTGCCTTTACACTTCCGCAAGAAATCAGTTATGGCCGGGTTGTTGGAGGCATCGCGAGTGGGGGGAACTATGTgtgctggggatgggaaAACAAGGAGACCATCTTGCGGCGGATCTGCAGTAACCGGTTTGaagtgaagatgatggacgGACTGGCCAATCCGTATTTGGCAATTTGTGCGTTGCTTGCAGCTGGTCTGGATGGGTTGCTTCAGGGCTCGTCTCTAAGAGCAGGTCCTTGTCTTATCGAGCCTGGCAAGATGTCGGACCAGGAACGAGAGGCCCTGGgtatcaaggccaaggtACCTTGCGGGCTGACTGAGAGTCTTGACAATTTGGAGGCGAATGAACGCCTCACCCAGGCTCTGGGTGGTTCCCTGGTGTCGACGTACCTTAACATTAAGAGATGCGAGCTGAAGGCCGTGCAACGCATGACTCCTGAAGAGCAACGAGCGTGGTTCATTTCGCGATATTGA
- a CDS encoding uncharacterized protein (COG:O;~EggNog:ENOG410PVDJ;~InterPro:IPR033964,IPR017795,IPR012148;~MEROPS:MER0126985;~PFAM:PF11991;~antiSMASH:Cluster_3.5;~go_function: GO:0016765 - transferase activity, transferring alkyl or aryl (other than methyl) groups [Evidence IEA];~go_process: GO:0009820 - alkaloid metabolic process [Evidence IEA]) encodes MTVTNTLQFELLDQSLNCPAGSQREWWHRTGPLLASLMNSAGYTDQSQCQYLKLFYEFIVPYLGPYPQKFRSAMTHNELPLELSTNFQQLGNARPVVRVAVEPITSLSGTKEDPYNLSPIRDFLDGLEKLNPPGYDGRLFEHFYPKHTLNPSECQKLQAANEPIRELSQVSFGFDLKPAGLSVKGYTFPASKCHAAEQDLYAVVLGSIEEYMGDADSHKTLALIKEYIETTDARDNFGFVYSNDCIAPEKSRHKLYGRTKDMSWDRVREIWTLDGRIDSSESRKGLEYLHRLWELLRIGDAPHPLGLHLVWNYETKAHLPVPATKIYFPLYGCKDRDNVRAIAQYLNEIGLGGDGNVYEETVREYFPGVEINQSDRLICWVSFAYSEKTGVYFSVYYHSSLEYQT; translated from the exons atgaCAGTGACAAACACGCTCCAATTCGAGCTCCTTGATCAGTCTTTGAACTGCCCCGCCGGGAGCCAAAGAGAATGGTGGCACAGAACAGGCCCCTTGCTGGCCAGCTTGATGAACTCCGCGGGTTACACGGACCAGTCCCAATGCCAGTATCTAAAGCTCTTTTACGAATTCATCGTCCCTTACCTAGGACCATACCCCCAGAAATTCCGCAGCGCCATGACCCACAATGAACTCCCTCTAGAACTCAGCACCAACTTCCAACAGCTAGGAAACGCCAGACCAGTTGTCCGAGTAGCCGTGGAACCCATCACCTCTCTTTCCGGGACAAAGGAGGACCCATATAACCTGAGCCCAATCCGCGACTTTCTGGATGGTCTGGAAAAGCTCAACCCGCCGGGCTACGACGGTCGTCTATTCGAGCATTTCTACCCCAAGCATACCCTGAATCCAAGCGAGTGCCAAAAACTGCAAGCCGCGAACGAGCCAATCCGTGAACTCTCCCAAGTATCTTTCGGCTTCGATCTCAAACCAGCCGGGCTCTCCGTCAAGGGCTACACATTCCCAGCCTCGAAATGCCATGCCGCAGAGCAGGACCTGTACGCTGTCGTCCTTGGCTCTATCGAAGAATATATGGGTGACGCCGACAGCCATAAGACACTCGCCTTAATCAAGGAGTACATCGAAACAACCGACGCAAGAGACAACTTCGGCTTCGTCTACTCAAACGACTGCATTGCTCCGGAAAAGTCTCGCCACAAGTTATACGGCCGGACCAAGGATATGTCCTGGGACAGGGTTCGTGAAATCTGGACTCTGGACGGGCGTATTGACTCGTCCGAGTCTAGAAAAGGTCTGGAATACCTTCATCGGCTGTGGGAACTACTCCGGATTGGTGATGCGCCTCATCCGCTGGGTCTGCATTTGGTGTGGAATTATGAAACGAAGGCTCATCTCCCTGTGCCGGCTACGAAGATTTATTTCCCGCTTTATGGTTGCAAAGATCGGGACAATGTGCGTGCTATCGCCCAGTACCTCAATGAAATCGGGCTCGGTGGTGATGGGAATGTTTATGAGGAAACTGTACGAGAGTATTT CCCCGGGGTTGAGATTAATCAATCAGATCGCCTCATTTGCTGGGTTTCGTTCGCCTACTCGGAGAAGACGGGGGTGTATTTCAGCGTTTACTACCACTCTTCACTGGAGTACCAGACTTGA
- a CDS encoding cation diffusion facilitator family transporter (COG:P;~EggNog:ENOG410PICQ;~InterPro:IPR002524,IPR036837,IPR027470,IPR027469;~PFAM:PF01545,PF16916;~TransMembrane:6 (i238-260o266-290i310-330o342-363i375-395o401-422i);~antiSMASH:Cluster_3.5;~go_component: GO:0016021 - integral component of membrane [Evidence IEA];~go_function: GO:0008324 - cation transmembrane transporter activity [Evidence IEA];~go_process: GO:0006812 - cation transport [Evidence IEA];~go_process: GO:0055085 - transmembrane transport [Evidence IEA]), translating into MASFGRSRNRAQFSVPSSPSDTGSPIRPRRPSLDLQGDILSTRGQYLSSLLRRRSFSSQSLLDLDRDESHLSFRDWLERPASARARELIGDREGKPSYNWQQYYKHPNALKGLSKPVRELYERNNDLISQYVYIDRLLDSSLPHRLIVEYQHNRTSAIKDPAKGNENENGSTYGAIEGGPSDGEQPKKIKRTPRNLYRIPSESSLLLPPTDDENESPMSDITPKGHDFVDSGARIVTIAIYINLVANVTLLAAKIAALLMTNSVSVLASLVDGALDFLSTAFVWITTALIRRQNHYEYPISRRRLEPLSVLVFAVVMVTSFVQVAIMSISQLMSADHTVVNLTVPSGVIMGSTVAVKGLCWFWCRLINNSSVQALAQDAMTDVVFNFFSIVFPLVGGLTNIWYLDPLGGLILSIYIIWNWGLTASEHIRHLTGAAASQEDVSILLYMTMRFSKSILKIQNLRAYYAGDMLNVEVDIILEDKMSLRDSHDLGESLQYMLESVPTVERAYVHMDYDPWNIPTHMNQQEQ; encoded by the exons ATGGCGTCTTTCGGCCGTTCGCGAAACAGAGCTCAGTTTTCGGTcccgtcctcgccctccgaCACCGGCTCGCCGATTCGGCCAAGACGACCGAGTCTCGATTTGCAGGGCGATATCCTGTCCACCCGTGGCCAATACCTCTCGTCCCTGCTTCGCCGTCGCTCTTTTTCCAGCCAGagcctcctcgacctcgatcGCGATGAGAGTCACCTATCCTTCCGCGATTGGCTTGAGCGCCCCGCATCCGCGCGCGCAAGGGAGCTGATCGGAGATCGAGAGGGCAAACCATCGTACAATTG GCAGCAGTACTATAAACATCCCAACGCTTTGAAGGGGTTGTCGAAGCCAGT GCGTGAACTGTACGAGCGCAACAATGACCTCATTTCCCAATACGTTTATATCGACCGGCTTCTCGACTCGTCGCTCCCCCACCGCTTGATCGTCGAATACCAGCACAATCGCACGAGCGCAATAAAGGATCCTGCAAAGGGAAATGAGAACGAGAATGGGAGTACATACGGTGCTATCGAGGGCGGGCCCTCAGATGGTGAACAGcccaagaagatcaagcgGACACCCCGGAACCTATACCGGATTCCCAGTGAAAGCTCGCTTTTACTGCCGCCAACAGACGACGAGAACGAGTCGCCGATGTCGGATATCACGCCCAAAGGCCACGACTTTGTGGACAGCGGAGCGCGCATCGTCACCATCGCTATCTATATCAACCTTGTCGCCAACGTTACCCTACTTGCGGCGAAGATTGCTGCGCTGCTGATGACCAATTCCGTGTCGGTTCTTGCTAGTTTGGTAGACGGGGCTTTGGATTTCCTCAGTACTGCCTTTGTCTGGATCACGACTGCTCTTATCAGACGACAAAACCATTATGAGTATCCCATTAGTCGACGACGATTGGAGCCTCTGAGTGTTTTGGTTTTTGCTGTCGTGATGGTGACCTCGTTTGTTCAGGTTGCCATCATGTCGATTAGCCAGCTGATGTCTGCCGACCACACCGTTGTGAACTTGACGGTCCCATCGGGGGTTATCATGGGCAGCACCGTAGCTGTAAAGGGtctctgctggttctggtgCCGGTTAATCAACAACTCCAGCGTCCAAGCCCTAGCACAAGACGCCATGACCGATGTagtcttcaacttcttcagtATCGTCTTTCCACTCG TCGGCGGCCTAACAAACATCTGGTACCTCGACCCCCTCGGCGGTCtgatcctctccatctaCATCATCTGGAACTGGGGCCTAACAGCCAGCGAACACATCCGCCACCTAACCGGGGCCGCGGCATCCCAAGAAGACGTGAGCATCCTGCTCTACATGACGATGCGGTTCTCCAAATCGATCCTCAAGATCCAGAACCTGCGCGCTTACTACGCCGGCGATATGCTGAATGTCGAGGTCGATATCATCCTGGAGGACAAAATGAGTCTGCGCGATAGCCATGATCTGGGCGAGAGTCTGCAGTATATGCTTGAGAGTGTGCCGACGGTTGAGCGTGCTTATGTCCATATGGACTATGATCCGTGGAATATTCCTACGCATATGAATCAGCAGGAGCAGTAG
- a CDS encoding putative RING finger domain protein (COG:O;~EggNog:ENOG410PG37;~InterPro:IPR001841,IPR013083;~PFAM:PF17123,PF13923,PF00097,PF13639;~TransMembrane:1 (o21-43i);~antiSMASH:Cluster_3.5) produces MAREDQDQDQDSEGKNSHMNIVLGVGLGIVALIIMCLIFTVYFNRRERGPSKKSRRKDSSDKLRKLDAVSPIRTLQEWWARAHGPPLPSDCPDNQFICVVCLEPVLRSQEIRELKCLHVFHRECLEKWYLQDHYNCPLCHRAYYNQETRPTNDFVWMV; encoded by the exons ATGGCCAgagaggaccaggaccaggaccaggacaGCGAGGGAAAGAATAGCCATATGAACATTGTCCTGGGTGTTGGACTTGGAATTGTTGCTTTAATCATCATGTGTTTGAT TTTCACTGTCTACTTCAACCGTCGCGAGCGCGGCCCATCCAAGAAAAGTCGCAGAAAGGACTCGTCCGACAAGCTGCGTAAGCTCGACGCTGTCTCTCCCATCCGTACCCTCCAGGAATGGTGGGCCAGGGCTCACGGACCTCCTCTCCCCTCTGATTGTCCCGATAATCAGTTCATATG TGTCGTCTGCCTCGAACCTGTTCTCCGTTCCCAGGAAATCCGAGAACTAAAATGCCTCCACGTTTTCCATCGAGAATGTCTCGAGAAATGGTACCTCCAGGACCACTATAACTGTCCGCTCTGCCATAGGGCATATTATAACCAGGAAACCCGCCCGACGAACGACTTTGTATGGATGGTATGA
- a CDS encoding putative C6 transcription factor (COG:K;~EggNog:ENOG410PP1W;~InterPro:IPR007219;~antiSMASH:Cluster_3.5;~go_function: GO:0003677 - DNA binding [Evidence IEA];~go_function: GO:0008270 - zinc ion binding [Evidence IEA];~go_process: GO:0006351 - transcription, DNA-templated [Evidence IEA]) has protein sequence MTKQDSPAPALGQRQAKRPRTESSNGSSPASIPAVQYGLRTTERPSTTPGYLGSTSFSAVFSEHRADIAFEEGGCDVDSIFATMKGQSHLETGVEVLKFLHRSTICDIVVRKFYAGHLMAAVSGLIVEAIVQSVRRILDSIDRSKDLERQLRDLAQQIFLSSAHPLTSHSSMTVEEYFASFTDQNLRWEAIGIFLSMAGISLMSTADSDPDLMRVAPGEQAKDMLRTQVVEASGICVGFCDTAASVSELLGFLQYCDLLLRTQYYGDTSYVAWRKLGNLTATIYAAGLHQENTRAQNCPPFLHQWRKMCFAAAFYADKSLSTFVGRPPFINYRYCTISAPLDLSDEDLIAGGERLDQAMSNLDAAGWNPQVSNHRGSMLRLRFLLAVLREQALEIALGTFEDSELLYKYNKVIEAARNLWDSCPVTFRHDQCENVEGLSPSFTFARRHIYLDYLYTLFLVQRMVTKRTNTGHESLFNTSREVLTIILELTNERHPGVDNSRHQSWITLYYGLPSASILAFELLRQTQEAGPHPVMPPRSELIRNLSVFVSCLSWVASPGQGNYRTCKAVEKKLSDILDQILDPQPAQQRDFLDGGHDGMYGLLNWYSPDNFDFDPFDFPAKDGFPF, from the exons ATGACAAAACAGGATTCCCCAGCCCCGGCCCTAGGCCAGCGTCAAGCCAAACGGCCGAGAACTGAGTCTTCAAA TGGCTCGAGCCCAGCGTCAATACCTGCGGTGCAGTATGGTTTGCGCACCACGGAGCGGCCTTCGACTACACCAGGGTATCTGGGGTCGACGAGTTTTTCAGCTGTGTTTAGTGAACACCGCGCTGATATCGCGTTCGAAGAAGGTGGTTGTGACGTTGATAGTATCTTCGCTACCATGAAAGGTCAATCTCAcctggagactggagttGAAGTCTTGAAGTTTCTTCATCGGAGTACGATATGTGACATCGTGGTCCGGAAGTTCTACGCGGGGCACTTGATGGCCGCCGTTTCTGGGCTTATAGTCGAAGCTATTGTACAGTCTGTTCGAAGGATCCTTGACAGTATTGACCGCAGTAAAGATCTGGAAAGGCAGCTACGAGACCTGGCGCAGCAGATATTCCTCAGCTCGGCGCATCCTTTGACTTCTCACAGCTCGATGACCGTCGAGGAATACTTTGCCTCGTTTACAGACCAAAATCTGCGCTGGGAGGCAATAGGGATTTTTCTGTCTATGGCCGGCATATCGCTGATGTCTACTGCAGACAGCGACCCTGATCTCATGCGGGTGGCTCCCGGTGAGCAAGCTAAGGATATGCTTCGAACGCAGGTGGTCGAAGCGAGCGGTATCTGCGTCGGGTTCTGCGACACCGCTGCCTCTGTCAGTGAACTCCTCGGTTTCCTGCAGTATTGTGACCTGCTCCTGAGAACCCAATACTACGGTGACACAA GTTATGTCGCCTGGCGTAAGCTCGGTAACCTGACAGCCACCATCTACGCAGCCGGCCTCCACCAAGAAAACACACGGGCCCAAAACTGCCCTCCTTTTCTACACCAGTGGAGGAAAATGTGCTTCGCAGCCGCATTCTACGCTGACAAGTCTCTGTCTACCTTCGTAGGGAGGCCGCCGTTCATCAATTACCGTTACTGTACGATTTCGGCGCCGCTAGATCTGAGCGATGAGGATCTCATTGCTGGAGGCGAGCGTCTAGACCAGGCGATGTCCAACCTCGATGCGGCGGGGTGGAATCCCCAGGTCAGCAACCACCGAGGAAGCATGCTGCGCCTCCGGTTCCTCCTGGCGGTGCTTCGCGAGCAAGCTCTTGAAATTGCATTGGGGACGTTTGAAGACTCGGAACTCCTCTATAAATACAA CAAAGTGATTGAAGCTGCACGGAATCTATGGGACTCTTGTCCTGTTACTTTCCGGCACGACCAGTGCGAAAACGTCGAGGGGTTAAGTCCATCTTTCACATTCGCACGACGCCATATCTACCTTGACTATCTGTATACACTCTTTCTGGTACAGAGGATGGTCACCAAACGTACAAACACCGGCCACGAATCTCTCTTCAATACCTCGCGCGAAGTTCTaaccatcatcctcgaaTTGACCAACGAGCGGCATCCAGGCGTTGACAATAGCAGACACCAATCTTGGATT ACCCTCTACTACGGCCTTCCAAGCGCAAGCATCCTGGCATTTGAACTCCTCCGCCAAACCCAAGAAGCAGGCCCGCACCCGGTGATGCCCCCGCGGTCCGAGCTAATCCGCAATCTAAGCGTTTTCGTCTCGTGCTTGTCGTGGGTCGCATCGCCGGGCCAAGGCAACTATCGCACGTGCAAGGCagtcgagaagaagctgTCTGATATCCTGGACCAGATACTCGACCCGCAGCCGGCGCAGCAGAGAGATTTCCTAGACGGCGGCCATGACGGGATGTATGGATTGCTGAACTGGTATAGCCCGGATAATTTTGATTTCGACCCGTTTGATTTTCCGGCGAAAGATGGGTTCCCGTTTTAA